The Fortiea contorta PCC 7126 genome has a segment encoding these proteins:
- the petB gene encoding cytochrome b6, whose product MANVYDWFEERLEIQALAEDVTSKYVPPHVNIFYCLGGITLVCFLIQFATGFAMTFYYRPTVAEAYTSVQYIMTDVNFGWLIRSIHRWSASMMVLMMILHVFRVYLTGGFKKPRELTWVSGVILAVITVSFGVTGYSLPWDQVGYWAVKIVSGVPEAIPVVGVLISDLLRGGSSVGQATLTRYYSAHTFVLPWLIAVFMLFHFLMIRKQGISGPL is encoded by the coding sequence ATGGCCAACGTTTACGACTGGTTTGAGGAACGCTTGGAAATTCAGGCCCTCGCTGAGGATGTCACTAGCAAGTACGTCCCTCCCCATGTCAACATCTTCTACTGTCTGGGTGGCATTACCCTAGTTTGCTTTCTCATCCAGTTTGCCACTGGATTTGCCATGACGTTCTACTACAGGCCAACAGTCGCCGAAGCATACACCTCCGTACAGTACATCATGACTGACGTGAACTTCGGCTGGCTAATTCGCTCCATCCACCGCTGGTCTGCCAGCATGATGGTGCTGATGATGATTTTGCACGTCTTCCGTGTTTACCTGACAGGCGGCTTCAAAAAGCCCCGCGAATTGACCTGGGTCAGCGGTGTGATCTTAGCCGTAATCACCGTTTCCTTTGGTGTAACAGGCTACTCTCTACCTTGGGATCAAGTAGGCTACTGGGCGGTGAAAATCGTCAGCGGCGTACCAGAAGCAATCCCTGTAGTCGGCGTTTTAATCTCCGATTTGTTGCGCGGTGGTTCCAGTGTTGGACAAGCAACACTGACTCGTTATTACAGCGCCCACACATTTGTACTCCCCTGGTTAATAGCGGTCTTCATGCTATTCCACTTCTTGATGATCCGCAAACAAGGAATTTCCGGCCCCTTGTAA
- the petD gene encoding cytochrome b6-f complex subunit IV, which translates to MATQKKPDLSDPLLRAKLAKGMGHNYYGEPAWPNDLLYVFPIVIMGSFACIVALAVLDPALTGEPANPFATPLEILPEWYLYPVFQILRSLPNKLLGVLAMASVPLGLILVPFIENVNKFQNPFRRPVATTVFLFGTIVTLWLGIGAALPLDKSLTLGLF; encoded by the coding sequence ATGGCAACACAAAAAAAACCTGATCTTAGCGATCCTCTATTAAGAGCTAAACTGGCGAAAGGCATGGGCCATAACTACTACGGCGAACCCGCCTGGCCTAATGACCTATTGTACGTGTTTCCCATCGTCATCATGGGCTCATTCGCGTGCATCGTGGCTCTAGCAGTCCTAGACCCAGCTTTAACAGGCGAGCCAGCTAATCCTTTCGCTACACCACTAGAAATTTTGCCAGAGTGGTACTTGTACCCAGTTTTCCAGATTTTGCGATCGCTGCCTAACAAACTCCTAGGAGTATTGGCAATGGCTTCAGTACCTTTGGGACTGATTCTCGTGCCCTTTATCGAGAACGTCAATAAGTTCCAAAATCCTTTCCGTCGTCCAGTTGCCACCACAGTATTCTTATTTGGCACAATTGTTACTCTGTGGCTAGGTATTGGTGCTGCATTACCACTAGATAAATCTCTGACCTTGGGGCTATTCTAA